From one Salmo salar chromosome ssa09, Ssal_v3.1, whole genome shotgun sequence genomic stretch:
- the LOC106611980 gene encoding F-BAR and double SH3 domains protein 1 isoform X1, translating to MLHLPRDALVCQKHSGSRLLGYNKKETLKNPKMQPPPRKVKETQQVKMAFAEQVGRLQSKQQQEVELLEDIRSFSKQRAAIEQEYSQALQRLAVQFQRKDWQRGKGDSLNSGSVFAVWRSLIEATAQSGVCRLTAADGYRSLTADALKSLRAAKELKAKRGLEQLQRVQGEVVDALRELHKVKKRYYQLSHMANVAREKAADAQAKFKKSDHGIFHFRTGLQKMSSKLNTRLRECDQRLTEVRNEYLLTLSAINSHHQYYYTAELPAIMRRLDSDLYEQIREHFILLCCTEIDTCRSTHSNFSKICENSTKVSREQNIQIFLQEFPVFTRTASFHFQVAPKDKVCILKQHSSSAEGESCLDKEARKWSAKAAKDYKIISHGDRALQMLDRRFKLLSGDTGVSVEQKMVEVKESVRKAQVSRVKAESRLALLASAGVDVEPWVSSAMTQADEELERDRRLSEARMSNGDISEDEFEFTDFDDYDEDGDTFIDSTSCSVPCGYPLACMVLYSYQACQGDELSITEGEELQVIEDGDMEDWLKARNAAGQVGYVPERYLQFLWSPGEGSSVCLAQGFPCPQLDWSFNSSGSSSEHSKRQQGRSPQSGGLARALYEYQGQGPEELSFPEGAVIRLLRCRQGEVDDGFWEGELDGRVGVFPSLVVELLGDGEEEEEEESLPTPTLPPFSPPIPISGTPCSLLCFSSGPGSWSVNSTPPKDQEDRLQASFSLKTQSLSDSRADKGSPSSPDSETLPHALRKHVWGSVQKRQSGHHRRVLCLHRKDETQHHRDLYSM from the exons GTGAAGGAGACCCAGCAGGTGAAGATGGCCTTTGCGGAGCAAGTGGGGCGGCTGCAGAGCAAACAGCAGCAGGAGGTAGAACTCCTGGAGGACATCAG GTCCTTCAGTAAACAGCGTGCTGCCATAGAACAAGAGTACAGTCAG GCCCTCCAGAGGCTGGCCGTACAGTTCCAGAGGAAAGACTGGCAAAGAGGCAAGGGAGACTCTTTGAACTCTGg GAGTGTGTTTGCTGTGTGGAGGTCTCTGATTGAGGCCACGGCACAGAGTGGAGTGTGTCGTCTCACGGCAGCCGACGGATATCGCTCACTCACTGCCGACGCTCTGAAGAGCCTGAGGGCAGCCAAGGAGCTGAAAGCCAAGAGG GGTCTAGAGCAGCTGCAGAGGGTACAGGGTGAGGTAGTGGATGCACTACGAGAGCTCCACAAGGTCAAGAAGAGAtactaccaactgagtcacatgGCTAACGTGGCCAGGGAGAAAGCTGCTGATGCACAGGCCAA ATTCAAGAAGAGTGACCATGGAATTTTCCATTTTAGGACAGGCTTGCAGAAAATGAGTTCAAAG CTGAATACCAGGCTGAGGGAGTGTgaccagagactgacagaggtgcGTAATGAGTACCTTCTGACACTGTCTGCCATCAACTCTCATCACCAGTACTACTACACTGCAGAGCTGCCTGCCATCATGAGG AGACTGGACAGTGACCTGTATGAGCAAATCCGAGAACACTTCATTCTCTTGTGCTGCACAGAGATCGACACCTGCCGGTCAACGCATAGTAACTTTAGCAAGATCTGCGAGAACTCCACCAAG GTGTCTCGAGAACAGAACATCCAGATCTTCCTCCAGGAGTTCCCGGTCTTCACCAGAACAGCCAGCTTTCACTTCCAGGTTGCCCCTAAAGACAAG GTGTGCATTCTGAAGCAACATAGCTCCAGTGCTGAGGGGGAGAGCTGTTTGGACAAGGAGGCCCGCAAGTGGTCTGCTAAGGCTGCCAAAGACTACAAGATCATCTCACACGGAGATAGG GCCCTGCAGATGCTGGACAGGCGTTTCAAACTGCTGTCAGGAGACACAGGAGTCAGCGTGGAACAGAAGatggtggaggtgaaggagagtGTGAGGAAAGCACAG gtgagcCGGGTGAAGGCGGAGTCCAGGCTGGCGCTGCTGGCGTCGGCGGGGGTGGACGTGGAGCCATGGGTGAGCAGTGCTATGACCCAGGCAGACGAGGAGCTGGAGAGGGACAGGAGGCTGAGCGAGGCACGCATGTCCAACGGAGATATCTCCGAGGACGAGTTTGAGTTCACAGACTTCGACGACTACGATGAAGATGGTGACACTTTCATCGATTCAACTTCCTGCTCGGTGCCGTGTGGATACCCCTTGGCTTGCATGGTTCTCTACAGCTATCAG GCCTGCCAAGGAGACGAGCTGTCAATCACAGAGGGAGAAGAGCTTCAAGTGATAGAGGATGGAGACATGGAGGACTGGCTGAAG GCCCGTAATGCAGCAGGCCAGGTTGGCTACGTCCCTGAGAGGTACCTGCAGTTCCTGTGGTCACCAGGAGAGGGCTCCTCTGTCTGCCTGGCGCAGGGCTTCCCTTGTCCCCAGCTGGACTGGTCCTTCAACAGTTCCGGCTCCTCATCAGAACATTCCAAGAGGCAGCAGGGCCGCTCCCCTCAGTCTGGGG GTCTGGCACGGGCTCTGTATGAGTACCAGGGCCAGGGTCCAGAGGAGCTGTCCTTCCCAGAAGGGGCGGTCATTAGGCTGCTGCGCTGCCGCCAGGGGGAGGTGGACGACGGCTTCTGGGAGGGAGAACTGGACGGACGCGTGGGGGTTTTTCCTTCTCTGGTGGTGGAGCTGCTGGGagacggggaggaagaggaggaagaggag AGCCTTCCCACCCCTACTCTTCCTCCATTCTCTCCACCCATCCCTATTTCTGGAACCCCCTGCAGTCTCCTCTGCTTCTCATCAGGCCCTGGGTCCTGGTCTGTAAACAGTACGCCCCCTAAGGACCAGGAGGACAGGTTGCAGGCTTCTTTCTCACTGAAAACACAGAGCCTGTCAGACAGCAGGGCAG ACAAGggctccccctcttcccccgACTCAGAGACACTCCCCCATGCCCTGAGAAAGCATGTGTGGGGGAGTGTTCAGAAGAGACAGAGTGGACACCACAGGAGAGTCTTGTGCCTTCACCGAAAGGATGAAACACAACATCACAGGGACTTGTACAGTATGTAG
- the LOC106611980 gene encoding F-BAR and double SH3 domains protein 1 isoform X2, producing the protein MLHLPRDALVCQKHSGSRLLGYNKKETLKNPKMQPPPRKVKETQQVKMAFAEQVGRLQSKQQQEVELLEDIRSFSKQRAAIEQEYSQALQRLAVQFQRKDWQRGKGDSLNSGSVFAVWRSLIEATAQSGVCRLTAADGYRSLTADALKSLRAAKELKAKRGLEQLQRVQGEVVDALRELHKVKKRYYQLSHMANVAREKAADAQAKFKKSDHGIFHFRTGLQKMSSKLNTRLRECDQRLTEVRNEYLLTLSAINSHHQYYYTAELPAIMRRLDSDLYEQIREHFILLCCTEIDTCRSTHSNFSKICENSTKVSREQNIQIFLQEFPVFTRTASFHFQVAPKDKVCILKQHSSSAEGESCLDKEARKWSAKAAKDYKIISHGDRALQMLDRRFKLLSGDTGVSVEQKMVEVKESVRKAQVSRVKAESRLALLASAGVDVEPWVSSAMTQADEELERDRRLSEARMSNGDISEDEFEFTDFDDYDEDGDTFIDSTSCSVPCGYPLACMVLYSYQACQGDELSITEGEELQVIEDGDMEDWLKARNAAGQVGYVPERYLQFLWSPGEGSSVCLAQGFPCPQLDWSFNSSGSSSEHSKRQQGRSPQSGGLARALYEYQGQGPEELSFPEGAVIRLLRCRQGEVDDGFWEGELDGRVGVFPSLVVELLGDGEEEEEEESLPTPTLPPFSPPIPISGTPCSLLCFSSGPGSWSVNSTPPKDQEDRLQASFSLKTQSLSDSRAESGGSTHSSPDLSARRIRPTRAPPLPPTQRHSPMP; encoded by the exons GTGAAGGAGACCCAGCAGGTGAAGATGGCCTTTGCGGAGCAAGTGGGGCGGCTGCAGAGCAAACAGCAGCAGGAGGTAGAACTCCTGGAGGACATCAG GTCCTTCAGTAAACAGCGTGCTGCCATAGAACAAGAGTACAGTCAG GCCCTCCAGAGGCTGGCCGTACAGTTCCAGAGGAAAGACTGGCAAAGAGGCAAGGGAGACTCTTTGAACTCTGg GAGTGTGTTTGCTGTGTGGAGGTCTCTGATTGAGGCCACGGCACAGAGTGGAGTGTGTCGTCTCACGGCAGCCGACGGATATCGCTCACTCACTGCCGACGCTCTGAAGAGCCTGAGGGCAGCCAAGGAGCTGAAAGCCAAGAGG GGTCTAGAGCAGCTGCAGAGGGTACAGGGTGAGGTAGTGGATGCACTACGAGAGCTCCACAAGGTCAAGAAGAGAtactaccaactgagtcacatgGCTAACGTGGCCAGGGAGAAAGCTGCTGATGCACAGGCCAA ATTCAAGAAGAGTGACCATGGAATTTTCCATTTTAGGACAGGCTTGCAGAAAATGAGTTCAAAG CTGAATACCAGGCTGAGGGAGTGTgaccagagactgacagaggtgcGTAATGAGTACCTTCTGACACTGTCTGCCATCAACTCTCATCACCAGTACTACTACACTGCAGAGCTGCCTGCCATCATGAGG AGACTGGACAGTGACCTGTATGAGCAAATCCGAGAACACTTCATTCTCTTGTGCTGCACAGAGATCGACACCTGCCGGTCAACGCATAGTAACTTTAGCAAGATCTGCGAGAACTCCACCAAG GTGTCTCGAGAACAGAACATCCAGATCTTCCTCCAGGAGTTCCCGGTCTTCACCAGAACAGCCAGCTTTCACTTCCAGGTTGCCCCTAAAGACAAG GTGTGCATTCTGAAGCAACATAGCTCCAGTGCTGAGGGGGAGAGCTGTTTGGACAAGGAGGCCCGCAAGTGGTCTGCTAAGGCTGCCAAAGACTACAAGATCATCTCACACGGAGATAGG GCCCTGCAGATGCTGGACAGGCGTTTCAAACTGCTGTCAGGAGACACAGGAGTCAGCGTGGAACAGAAGatggtggaggtgaaggagagtGTGAGGAAAGCACAG gtgagcCGGGTGAAGGCGGAGTCCAGGCTGGCGCTGCTGGCGTCGGCGGGGGTGGACGTGGAGCCATGGGTGAGCAGTGCTATGACCCAGGCAGACGAGGAGCTGGAGAGGGACAGGAGGCTGAGCGAGGCACGCATGTCCAACGGAGATATCTCCGAGGACGAGTTTGAGTTCACAGACTTCGACGACTACGATGAAGATGGTGACACTTTCATCGATTCAACTTCCTGCTCGGTGCCGTGTGGATACCCCTTGGCTTGCATGGTTCTCTACAGCTATCAG GCCTGCCAAGGAGACGAGCTGTCAATCACAGAGGGAGAAGAGCTTCAAGTGATAGAGGATGGAGACATGGAGGACTGGCTGAAG GCCCGTAATGCAGCAGGCCAGGTTGGCTACGTCCCTGAGAGGTACCTGCAGTTCCTGTGGTCACCAGGAGAGGGCTCCTCTGTCTGCCTGGCGCAGGGCTTCCCTTGTCCCCAGCTGGACTGGTCCTTCAACAGTTCCGGCTCCTCATCAGAACATTCCAAGAGGCAGCAGGGCCGCTCCCCTCAGTCTGGGG GTCTGGCACGGGCTCTGTATGAGTACCAGGGCCAGGGTCCAGAGGAGCTGTCCTTCCCAGAAGGGGCGGTCATTAGGCTGCTGCGCTGCCGCCAGGGGGAGGTGGACGACGGCTTCTGGGAGGGAGAACTGGACGGACGCGTGGGGGTTTTTCCTTCTCTGGTGGTGGAGCTGCTGGGagacggggaggaagaggaggaagaggag AGCCTTCCCACCCCTACTCTTCCTCCATTCTCTCCACCCATCCCTATTTCTGGAACCCCCTGCAGTCTCCTCTGCTTCTCATCAGGCCCTGGGTCCTGGTCTGTAAACAGTACGCCCCCTAAGGACCAGGAGGACAGGTTGCAGGCTTCTTTCTCACTGAAAACACAGAGCCTGTCAGACAGCAGGGCAG agagtggaggcagcacaCACAGCTCCCCTGACCTCTCAGCCAGAAGAATACGACCG ACAAGggctccccctcttcccccgACTCAGAGACACTCCCCCATGCCCTGA